In Sulfurisphaera javensis, a single genomic region encodes these proteins:
- a CDS encoding protease pro-enzyme activation domain-containing protein, with protein MESLIMQKVSILFILILLIISGIVSIAGQQQYYYIQTTSPQYSILPGSVFVQPLNQSEELYIAVLLNFTNISSLENYLNQIYLLPSNFHHWLTPSQFREYYYPSQSYVNSLINYLESYGLQFKGQYGLALVFKGTVGEIEKAFSTYINVYYYPFKDLYWFGQVGIVDIGPFYYYSNNVTASLPYNIGKYVLGIVGIDSVDPKVISVLKDSAWHLNITRAEQNGLISKIVISPITIQEYFNFTKAYGVGWTGKGSDIAIEGVPECYVNVSDIYYFWKLYNIPRTGSLSVITFGNDTSGGQSAENELDAEWSGAFAPGANITIVFSDGYVGGPALVGNLLNYWYEYYYMVNYLDPNVISVSVTVPESFLAAYYPAMLYLIHNMMLQAAAEGISVLAASGDWGYESDHPPPNFHIGIYNTIWYPESDPYVTSVGGIFLNASSNGSIVSFSGWDYSTGGVSVVFPAQYYELTSLIPDTPTFARTYPDIAFVSAGGYNIPEFGFGLPLIFQGKLYLWYGTSGAAPITAAMISLPGVRFGALNFALYHISYSGIIISPLGKFQGLSAWIPITSGANPLPAHYGWNFVTGPGTYNAYAMVYDLLLYSGLTS; from the coding sequence ATGGAAAGTTTAATTATGCAAAAAGTTTCGATATTGTTTATTTTAATTCTACTAATAATCTCGGGAATTGTAAGTATAGCTGGACAACAACAATACTATTATATACAAACTACATCACCTCAATATTCCATCTTACCCGGTTCAGTGTTCGTTCAACCATTAAATCAATCAGAAGAGCTTTACATTGCCGTTTTGTTGAACTTTACAAACATTTCTTCTCTCGAAAACTATCTTAATCAAATTTACTTATTACCTTCTAATTTTCATCATTGGCTAACTCCCTCACAGTTTAGAGAGTATTATTATCCTTCACAGAGTTATGTCAATTCCCTAATAAACTATCTTGAGTCTTATGGACTACAATTTAAAGGCCAATATGGTTTAGCATTAGTATTTAAAGGAACAGTAGGCGAAATAGAGAAAGCATTTAGCACTTACATTAACGTTTACTATTACCCCTTCAAAGACTTATATTGGTTTGGACAAGTAGGAATTGTTGATATAGGCCCATTTTACTATTATAGTAATAATGTTACAGCATCTTTGCCTTATAATATTGGTAAGTATGTTTTAGGGATTGTAGGTATTGATAGTGTTGATCCAAAGGTTATAAGCGTATTAAAAGATAGTGCTTGGCATTTAAATATAACTAGAGCAGAACAAAATGGGTTAATATCTAAAATAGTAATTTCTCCAATAACTATTCAAGAGTACTTTAACTTTACTAAAGCTTATGGAGTAGGTTGGACTGGTAAAGGTAGTGATATTGCAATAGAAGGAGTACCAGAATGTTATGTTAATGTATCCGACATATACTATTTCTGGAAGCTTTATAATATTCCAAGGACTGGAAGTCTTTCTGTGATAACTTTTGGTAATGACACATCTGGAGGACAGTCTGCTGAAAATGAGTTAGATGCTGAATGGAGTGGTGCTTTTGCACCCGGTGCTAATATTACAATAGTCTTTAGTGATGGTTACGTTGGTGGGCCAGCATTAGTTGGTAATTTGCTCAATTATTGGTATGAGTACTATTACATGGTTAACTATTTAGATCCTAACGTAATTTCTGTCTCAGTAACGGTCCCAGAATCTTTCTTAGCCGCCTACTATCCAGCTATGCTTTATTTGATTCATAATATGATGTTACAGGCTGCTGCAGAAGGTATCTCAGTTTTAGCAGCATCTGGTGATTGGGGATATGAGAGTGATCATCCGCCACCAAACTTCCATATTGGAATATACAATACTATTTGGTATCCAGAAAGTGATCCTTATGTTACATCAGTAGGTGGAATATTCCTAAACGCTTCATCAAATGGAAGTATTGTAAGTTTCTCTGGATGGGATTACAGTACTGGTGGAGTTAGTGTAGTGTTTCCGGCACAATATTATGAGTTAACCTCTCTTATTCCAGACACTCCAACATTTGCAAGGACTTATCCAGATATTGCATTTGTCTCTGCTGGTGGTTATAATATTCCAGAGTTCGGTTTTGGTTTACCATTAATATTTCAAGGTAAACTGTACTTATGGTATGGTACTAGTGGGGCTGCACCAATAACTGCTGCTATGATTTCATTACCTGGTGTAAGATTTGGTGCTTTAAACTTTGCATTGTATCACATTTCCTATAGTGGTATTATAATATCACCTTTAGGCAAATTCCAAGGATTATCAGCATGGATTCCAATAACATCTGGTGCAAACCCATTGCCAGCACACTACGGTTGGAACTTTGTTACTGGTCCAGGGACGTATAATGCATATGCAATGGTATATGACTTGCTACTATATTCTGGCTTAACTTCGTAA
- a CDS encoding DEAD/DEAH box helicase — MSKAIDFSAFVLDLLKEYHPLFRYTYLTNYTFEPYIHQAEIFYRLLIRHPIRFLIADDVGLGKTIEAMMIMDQLIKKRNAKKILVILPRNIIFQWVEENLNKFKAEWKLPIWTYKYRNKDTTILDLDKDGIYVVSVDTFKKKEHLDKFLNVNWDLVIIDEIHKIGMQGNKRTQRFEAVMKLASKPNLHLIGMSATPHKGDSKDYLERLTLIDPYFREKEDLVRDTVKSTILRRTKKSVNEIYENSPIFPKAYFSMFIQDISDDEKKYYKLLVDLGLSIVKEAAAKQNKEARGIQLLGFLIGRRALSSPKAGLITLDHIIEKRSPVLNEKDEEEDELEDYADEETVSENKDVDDLINNFVSKNSDLLSKYKEKLKELAELAKLVINNDSRVKAVISLVKEHLEKGDKVIIFTDYKDTAEYIFEKLKNELSLKEDKDIRVLHSENINTVGIENIKEWLRKEGKVLISTDVASEGLNLQDANVLIHYELPLSIVKFEQRNGRVYRLKQRKPVYIYYIALKTPLEENLVEKYFSKLLSIAYSTQSDVNTTDSVIISNTEKKIVYDLSSENEDVMLNVGYYDQDKNEKVTSQDIFFSALKQAGGEGTPLDEVVRSIIDRVSKFKKAINTYGLKVSKNMELDIKNYIRSLAGFENRQDMSNSLTNLLSSIVEAYGGKVSESNGKIIIQGEKLPPQEVDAGLIGNILRSIRNLTYGSKKVQFIISDAIDYSLYVLIADVKLGNETVLSIPLFIKNDGKIISVSQVLGEILPKVIKGTSTECNIEIVNKESYESKVRADLFEKLRSLSYPYINYRKKRGKDNWLPQTVDDYKIELEGPIGGIIGVKGINSVDRNQVISSLEKLGYKVSIVDNQLRIEGKGSVDYLKIVPPAELLNSKGACSYVNGSLVRV, encoded by the coding sequence ATGTCAAAGGCTATTGATTTTTCTGCGTTTGTTTTGGACTTGCTGAAAGAATATCACCCACTATTTCGTTATACTTATTTAACAAACTACACTTTTGAACCATATATTCATCAAGCTGAAATTTTTTATAGGCTTTTAATTAGGCATCCTATAAGATTTCTAATAGCTGATGACGTTGGTTTAGGAAAGACTATTGAAGCAATGATGATAATGGATCAATTAATTAAAAAGAGAAATGCGAAAAAGATTCTCGTTATTTTACCAAGGAACATTATTTTTCAGTGGGTTGAAGAAAATTTAAATAAATTTAAGGCTGAGTGGAAGTTACCGATCTGGACATATAAGTATAGGAATAAAGATACTACTATTCTTGATCTTGATAAAGATGGAATATACGTTGTTAGTGTTGACACATTTAAGAAAAAGGAACACTTGGATAAGTTCTTGAATGTTAATTGGGATTTAGTTATAATTGATGAGATTCATAAAATAGGAATGCAGGGAAATAAGAGAACTCAAAGATTTGAGGCAGTAATGAAACTTGCATCTAAACCAAACTTACATCTTATTGGAATGTCTGCTACCCCTCATAAAGGGGATAGTAAAGATTATTTAGAAAGGCTCACCCTTATAGATCCATATTTTAGAGAAAAGGAAGATCTTGTTAGAGATACTGTAAAATCCACAATCCTTAGACGTACTAAGAAATCAGTAAATGAAATTTATGAGAATTCACCAATATTTCCAAAGGCTTACTTTTCAATGTTCATTCAAGATATTTCAGATGACGAGAAAAAATACTACAAGTTACTGGTTGATTTAGGTTTAAGTATTGTTAAAGAAGCTGCTGCAAAGCAGAATAAGGAAGCTAGGGGAATCCAATTATTAGGGTTCTTAATAGGTAGAAGAGCTTTATCTAGTCCTAAAGCTGGTTTAATTACTTTAGATCATATAATAGAAAAAAGATCGCCCGTTTTGAATGAAAAGGATGAGGAAGAAGATGAACTCGAAGATTATGCTGATGAAGAGACTGTAAGCGAAAATAAAGACGTTGACGATTTGATAAATAATTTCGTTAGTAAAAATTCCGATCTTTTAAGTAAATACAAGGAAAAGTTGAAGGAATTAGCTGAATTGGCTAAACTTGTTATTAATAATGATAGTAGAGTTAAGGCTGTGATATCTCTAGTGAAAGAACATTTAGAGAAAGGAGATAAAGTGATCATTTTTACTGATTATAAAGATACTGCCGAATATATTTTTGAAAAGCTTAAAAATGAATTAAGCCTTAAGGAGGATAAGGATATTAGAGTCTTACACAGTGAAAACATAAATACAGTTGGGATAGAGAACATTAAGGAATGGTTAAGAAAAGAGGGAAAAGTACTTATATCAACTGATGTTGCTTCTGAAGGACTTAATTTACAAGATGCAAATGTGTTAATTCATTATGAATTGCCTTTAAGTATTGTAAAGTTTGAGCAAAGGAATGGAAGAGTTTATAGGTTAAAGCAAAGGAAACCGGTTTACATTTATTACATAGCTTTGAAAACTCCATTAGAAGAGAATTTAGTTGAAAAGTATTTTTCAAAGCTTCTCAGTATAGCTTATTCTACTCAATCAGATGTAAATACTACTGATTCAGTTATAATAAGTAACACAGAGAAAAAGATTGTTTACGATCTCTCGTCCGAAAATGAAGATGTTATGTTAAATGTTGGTTATTATGATCAAGATAAGAATGAAAAAGTGACTTCTCAAGATATATTCTTTTCTGCATTGAAACAAGCGGGAGGTGAAGGAACACCTTTAGATGAAGTAGTTAGAAGCATAATTGATAGAGTATCTAAATTCAAAAAGGCAATTAATACTTACGGTCTTAAAGTTTCTAAGAATATGGAACTTGATATAAAAAACTACATAAGAAGTCTTGCCGGATTTGAGAATAGACAAGATATGTCAAATTCTTTAACAAACTTATTATCCTCTATCGTAGAAGCATATGGAGGAAAAGTATCAGAGAGTAACGGGAAAATTATAATTCAAGGGGAAAAATTACCACCACAAGAAGTTGACGCTGGTTTAATAGGAAATATACTTAGGAGTATAAGAAATCTCACATATGGTAGTAAAAAAGTCCAATTTATAATATCTGATGCAATTGATTATTCACTATACGTGCTTATTGCTGATGTAAAATTAGGGAATGAAACTGTATTGAGTATTCCTTTGTTTATTAAAAATGACGGTAAAATTATCTCAGTATCGCAAGTTTTAGGAGAAATTCTTCCAAAGGTAATTAAAGGAACAAGTACTGAATGTAATATTGAAATAGTAAATAAAGAAAGTTATGAAAGTAAAGTTAGGGCAGACTTATTTGAAAAATTAAGATCTCTTTCTTATCCTTACATAAATTATAGAAAGAAAAGAGGAAAAGATAATTGGTTACCACAAACAGTTGACGATTACAAGATTGAACTTGAAGGGCCTATAGGTGGAATAATTGGAGTTAAAGGAATTAACTCTGTTGACAGAAATCAAGTAATTTCTTCACTTGAAAAATTAGGTTACAAGGTAAGTATTGTGGATAACCAGTTAAGAATTGAAGGAAAAGGAAGTGTTGATTATCTTAAAATTGTACCCCCCGCAGAATTATTAAACAGCAAGGGAGCTTGCTCTTATGTTAATGGTTCTCTGGTGAGAGTATGA
- a CDS encoding DUF499 domain-containing protein: MTLYDLQIRNDVWDKKLDANLAPELSDVALGKAHPIYNDPNQFFSATYFSPSMERLIEEVAGTLSQNKGDTIIITSLFGGGKTHSLIALYHAFNSPDIAKKYGFNIPSDVKVIVIGGKDANTAPSPDNPINGIKTLWGYIAHKIGKYDMMKKRDEDMITPTKDELEKLFLGEKVLILVDEIAWYLERISKSVYGTYYNQCLLFFEALAGVTQNVPLVLVITLPANLTNQGIKGEIGYDEAVIEALWKRVERIGKPSQSPISTEIDLAQMLKKRIFGDVKIPLNLLQEYKKKAQDFKDLVDVSIIDELDKTYPFHPLYIKVLQRLLELHNGLEKTRDALRITRITVRQLYNQKPTRDLVLPSDIDIKDSEIENLLLRKYEEFKNVVTEIKNKTKGLEINYLIANYIFLSTFVFRLGLKPDPYKANLPDNKEIVTSVFDLSYLLKLNFTPSDVVKQLNEITQGVSMIPYLVSYEGKYWFTFLTDPRTLCISEARNISDIEVLTNFEKFISDLSYNRRGNYIVLSNSSLRIVPSIDNLISDDEPKYEAVIIRDPISKDDLEDKLKMFIFKKELKTPRNYANTIALVYSTDSNIRSELTSRIKEYLGCRKVDVNNYYSDEIMRKVASSLMKNYINELEKHINVNLISYFSNLAFPVDVNQIRIEPLAREDKTILERAEETLKSANKLLDKSDLNFDLLTYYLNEVSVDITSQRWKFSDIMEKFYSNPKLPWISKDALKEALLEGLENLKIGIWNGKEVYFKKLPNQDFSVGIIKDDSIILPPLEAAKLQIEELIKRTTYTEEGDTVIKKYYVLKLDKEDLNLDNLITQPDWFYKYQTATLELREEKVERGVDIEIYPLSISEYKGKTVTINISLKKIGSFEGNVELTIINKNGNILYYKSDLKLDSQIQFSYTVNDNDELTCIVRYNGKEKTKTIPVLVKITPDIIEVPPGDIPNKGKIEKINYLITSEQDVDDLTRGLRNIIGEKKINGNITLDGKNVAVTISIKDIDMDTLSKLVHNEITIIGRTNAKINGNLEVSIITDKILDSNEKEIIRQLVSKGKAKVSIRVINE, translated from the coding sequence ATGACACTTTATGACTTGCAAATAAGAAATGATGTATGGGATAAAAAACTAGACGCAAACCTAGCACCAGAACTCTCAGACGTAGCATTAGGCAAAGCACACCCAATCTATAACGACCCAAACCAATTCTTCTCAGCAACATACTTCTCACCATCCATGGAAAGACTAATTGAAGAAGTTGCGGGCACACTAAGTCAAAACAAGGGAGATACAATTATAATAACTTCATTGTTCGGTGGTGGAAAAACACACTCCCTTATTGCTTTGTATCACGCTTTTAATTCACCAGATATAGCTAAGAAGTATGGTTTTAATATTCCTTCAGATGTTAAGGTAATTGTAATTGGTGGAAAAGATGCTAATACAGCACCATCACCAGACAATCCAATAAATGGAATAAAAACACTTTGGGGTTACATAGCACACAAAATAGGAAAATACGATATGATGAAAAAAAGAGACGAAGACATGATAACACCCACTAAGGATGAACTAGAGAAGTTATTCTTGGGCGAGAAAGTTCTTATCCTAGTTGACGAGATAGCTTGGTATTTAGAAAGGATATCAAAATCTGTTTACGGAACCTATTACAATCAATGTTTGCTCTTCTTTGAAGCATTAGCCGGAGTAACACAAAATGTACCCCTGGTATTAGTTATTACACTACCAGCAAACTTAACAAACCAAGGAATAAAAGGCGAAATTGGTTACGATGAAGCTGTAATAGAAGCTTTATGGAAAAGGGTTGAAAGAATAGGTAAACCTTCCCAATCACCAATATCGACTGAAATTGATTTGGCACAAATGCTTAAAAAGAGAATCTTTGGAGACGTAAAAATACCACTAAATCTATTACAAGAGTATAAGAAGAAGGCACAAGATTTCAAAGATCTTGTTGACGTTTCTATCATTGACGAACTGGATAAAACTTACCCATTCCACCCCTTATATATAAAAGTACTGCAAAGACTCTTAGAATTACATAACGGACTAGAAAAAACCAGAGACGCATTAAGAATAACTAGAATAACTGTGAGACAGTTATACAACCAAAAACCAACAAGAGATCTTGTTTTACCTTCAGATATTGACATAAAGGATTCTGAAATAGAAAATCTACTGTTAAGAAAGTATGAAGAATTCAAAAATGTTGTAACAGAAATAAAGAACAAGACAAAGGGTTTAGAAATCAACTACTTAATAGCTAACTATATATTCCTTTCCACATTTGTTTTTAGGTTAGGTCTAAAGCCAGATCCGTACAAAGCTAACTTACCGGATAATAAAGAGATTGTCACAAGTGTTTTTGACCTATCTTATCTCTTAAAACTAAACTTTACCCCTAGTGATGTAGTTAAGCAATTGAATGAGATAACTCAAGGGGTTTCAATGATTCCTTACTTGGTTTCTTATGAGGGTAAGTATTGGTTTACATTCCTAACTGATCCAAGGACTTTATGTATAAGTGAAGCAAGAAACATTAGTGATATTGAAGTTCTAACTAATTTTGAGAAATTCATAAGTGATTTGTCCTATAACAGGAGAGGAAATTATATAGTATTGAGTAATTCCTCACTTAGAATTGTTCCATCTATTGATAATTTAATTAGTGATGATGAACCAAAGTATGAAGCTGTAATTATTAGAGATCCTATATCAAAAGATGATCTTGAAGATAAACTGAAAATGTTTATTTTTAAGAAAGAACTAAAGACACCAAGAAATTATGCTAATACAATAGCCTTAGTTTACTCAACGGACTCTAATATAAGAAGTGAACTAACGAGCAGAATTAAGGAGTATTTGGGTTGTAGAAAAGTAGATGTAAACAATTACTATAGTGATGAAATTATGAGGAAAGTGGCTAGTAGCTTAATGAAGAATTATATAAACGAATTGGAAAAGCACATAAATGTAAATCTTATTTCTTACTTTAGTAATTTAGCATTCCCAGTAGATGTAAATCAAATAAGAATAGAACCTCTTGCTAGAGAAGACAAAACCATATTAGAACGAGCTGAAGAAACACTTAAGAGCGCAAATAAACTATTAGACAAAAGTGATCTGAACTTTGATTTATTGACATACTACCTTAACGAGGTATCTGTTGACATAACATCTCAGAGGTGGAAATTCAGTGATATTATGGAAAAGTTTTATTCTAATCCTAAATTACCATGGATAAGCAAAGATGCTTTGAAAGAGGCATTATTAGAAGGTTTAGAGAACTTAAAGATTGGAATTTGGAATGGAAAAGAAGTTTACTTTAAGAAATTACCTAACCAAGATTTCTCAGTGGGAATAATAAAAGATGATTCAATAATTTTACCACCTTTAGAAGCCGCTAAATTACAGATTGAGGAGCTTATAAAAAGAACAACCTATACGGAAGAAGGAGATACGGTAATCAAAAAATACTACGTGCTTAAGCTGGACAAAGAAGATTTAAATCTTGACAACTTAATAACTCAACCAGACTGGTTTTATAAATATCAAACGGCTACATTAGAGCTAAGAGAAGAAAAAGTAGAAAGAGGCGTTGATATTGAAATTTATCCTTTATCAATTTCTGAATATAAAGGAAAGACTGTAACAATCAATATCTCGTTAAAGAAAATAGGGTCTTTTGAAGGTAACGTGGAATTAACCATTATTAATAAAAATGGAAACATATTGTACTATAAATCAGATTTAAAACTTGATTCTCAAATTCAATTTAGTTATACAGTTAATGATAATGATGAGCTAACGTGTATAGTAAGATACAATGGAAAAGAGAAGACAAAAACAATCCCAGTCCTAGTAAAGATTACACCAGACATAATTGAAGTTCCTCCTGGAGATATCCCGAATAAAGGAAAGATTGAGAAAATTAATTACTTGATCACTTCTGAGCAAGATGTTGATGATCTTACAAGGGGATTAAGAAATATTATTGGTGAGAAGAAGATAAATGGAAATATAACATTGGATGGAAAGAATGTTGCAGTAACTATTAGTATTAAAGATATAGACATGGATACATTAAGCAAACTAGTGCATAATGAAATAACAATAATTGGTAGAACTAATGCGAAAATTAATGGGAACTTAGAAGTTAGCATAATTACAGATAAAATTTTAGATTCTAATGAGAAAGAAATAATTCGTCAATTAGTAAGTAAAGGGAAAGCTAAGGTAAGCATAAGGGTGATTAATGAATGA
- a CDS encoding MBL fold metallo-hydrolase: MTVTKTVNGVEIKILQGYNEIGGNCIVIKDKDSEIVFDQGIRFSRFRKFYNTRIQPLSPQEMKELGIIPPSDEYKKIFISHYHLDHLGLLFHLPPDAEVYVPDTEILEKFLEPYKNSPGWTTYVPPSVAININNAISNQDNVIPFYVEHSAYPAVAYYLNNPNVRILYTGDFRLTSPIDSIDSELHSKIHNKLLLKEITAKGYSTDVLIIEGTNFSSPSTPTNEYTFNNIVFEIFNIHKNSLIMVLLDPLDVEAIFTILHYVNYYGRKPVITNRRLLKMIDYWTRRFGWNKEIYQLLDENFEQVFEVVDEEELTKSQSEYVILTAKDEPIELARKLKNLEGTVVISLSTETKSESGEDESVEDVWFKTLGFIVYRLRISGHYYPYELRDILDTIKPKYVIPVHTEASRTVCEFVKRFGYQCL, translated from the coding sequence ATGACTGTAACTAAGACTGTAAACGGAGTTGAGATAAAAATACTTCAAGGTTATAATGAAATAGGAGGAAATTGTATTGTAATAAAGGATAAGGATTCTGAGATAGTCTTTGATCAAGGGATACGGTTCTCAAGATTTCGCAAGTTTTACAATACAAGGATACAACCACTTAGTCCTCAAGAAATGAAGGAATTAGGAATAATTCCGCCATCAGATGAATACAAAAAGATCTTCATATCCCATTATCATTTGGACCATTTGGGTCTTTTATTTCATCTACCCCCAGATGCTGAAGTTTATGTGCCAGATACTGAGATATTGGAAAAATTTCTTGAACCTTATAAGAACTCCCCAGGCTGGACAACTTACGTACCACCTTCTGTCGCTATAAATATTAATAATGCAATTTCAAATCAAGATAATGTAATTCCTTTTTACGTAGAACATAGTGCTTATCCAGCAGTTGCTTACTATTTGAACAATCCAAACGTGAGAATACTTTACACTGGAGACTTTAGGCTTACCTCTCCAATTGATAGTATTGATTCGGAATTACATTCAAAGATTCACAATAAGTTACTTTTAAAGGAAATAACTGCAAAAGGTTATTCCACAGACGTTTTAATAATTGAAGGAACTAACTTTTCATCACCTTCAACTCCCACTAACGAATATACTTTCAATAACATTGTTTTTGAGATTTTTAACATACATAAAAACTCCCTTATCATGGTTTTGTTAGACCCTCTAGATGTTGAGGCAATATTTACAATTTTGCATTATGTTAATTACTATGGTAGGAAACCAGTAATTACAAATAGAAGATTACTAAAGATGATTGATTATTGGACAAGAAGATTTGGATGGAATAAGGAAATTTACCAATTACTTGATGAAAACTTTGAACAAGTCTTTGAGGTAGTTGATGAAGAAGAACTAACTAAATCTCAATCCGAATATGTGATTTTAACAGCGAAAGATGAGCCAATAGAATTAGCTAGAAAACTTAAGAACCTTGAGGGAACTGTCGTAATATCATTGTCAACTGAAACTAAAAGCGAAAGTGGAGAGGATGAAAGTGTTGAGGATGTATGGTTTAAGACTTTAGGTTTTATAGTTTATAGGCTAAGGATTTCTGGTCATTATTATCCTTATGAATTAAGGGATATACTGGATACGATAAAGCCAAAATACGTGATTCCAGTGCACACAGAAGCTTCTAGGACAGTTTGCGAATTTGTGAAGAGGTTTGGTTATCAGTGCCTTTAA